In a genomic window of Helianthus annuus cultivar XRQ/B chromosome 10, HanXRQr2.0-SUNRISE, whole genome shotgun sequence:
- the LOC110884864 gene encoding uncharacterized protein LOC110884864, producing MEQDGKFWLPAEFLDEEEEVVVMDGRKVQSGLTSPETESDEEDYLNELSRKLARSALEDDLWKTQSESKSSSRVMAGSPQSTLCGNLVSSRGSSNCPSPLSRQVESSWDVLCAAAGEIARLRLMEDAPFKLQPPPSPNPPHFHQIQAAAQLKKQQQQQYQQLVRGMKAPLAAWPTLQQSQPPSGSGMRAVFLGNPNRKRECIGTGVFLPRQVGAPTESRKKRGCSTVLLPDRVVHALNLNLQQQTRSSTGGLARHDYDAEMRYRNNVLMAEQRRQQAEIDLRLPQEWTY from the exons ATGGAACAAGACGGCAAGTTTTGGCTGCCTGCTGAGTTTttggatgaagaagaagaagttgtgGTTATGGATGGAAGAAAGGTGCAGTCTGGTTTGACTTCTCCCGAGACCGAGAGTGATGAAGAAGATTACCTTAACGAGCTATCGAGAAAGCTTGCTCGCTCTGCTCTTGAAGATGATTTATGGAAAACGCAATCAGAATCCAAG TCGTCGAGTAGGGTTATGGCGGGGTCGCCGCAATCAACACTATGTGGTAACCTTGTTTCAAGCAGAGGAAGCTCTAACTGCCCTTCGCCATTGAGTCGTCAAGTGGAGTCGTCTTGGGATGTTCTGTGTGCTGCCGCAGGTGAGATTGCGAGGTTGAGACTCATGGAAGATGCTCCTTTCAAACTCCAACCACCTCCGAGCCCTAACCCTCCTCACTTTCACCAAATTCAAGCTGCTGCTCAA cTGAAgaagcaacagcagcagcagtaCCAGCAATTGGTTCGGGGAATGAAGGCGCCGTTAGCTGCTTGGCCAACCCTACAACAATCTCAGCCGCCATCTGGTTCGGGTATGAGGGCTGTTTTTCTTGGTAACCCTAACCGGAAACGAGAATGTATTGGTACTGGTGTGTTCTTGCCTCGACAAGTCGGAGCCCCCACCGAGTCCCGCAAGAAAAGAG GATGTTCGACTGTGTTGCTTCCCGATAGAGTTGTACATGCTTTGAATCTGAATCTCCAACAGCAGACTCGGTCTTCTACTGGTGGACTAGCCCGTCATGACTACG ACGCAGAAATGAGATACCGAAACAATGTGTTGATGGCGGAGCAGAGGCGGCAACAGGCGGAGATCGATCTCCGGCTACCGCAGGAGTGGACGTATTGA